ACAACGGCAACGCGGGGAACACCGGTAACACGGGCAACAACGGCAATGCGGGTAATGCCGGAAACGCTGGAAACGCCGGCAACAACGGCGGCGCCGGCACCATCAGCTGCCCGGACGTGGCCTCGAAGCTGCCCGCGATCCCGGCGTCGGCACAGGCGGAGGTCACCCGTAACCTCGCTCTGCTGAACACGCAGATCGCCGAGGCCAACACGCGGCTCGTGAACACCCAGGGCCAGGGTGGTGCGAACTTCGTCCAGAACGCGATCGTCGGTCCACTCCAGGGCAAGCGCGAGTCGACCATCGAGCGCATCGCCATCTCCATCGGCCGCACCGCAGCGAAGCCGACGGGCCTCAACTCGCTGGCTGCCTGCACGTTCAGCAAGTGACGTGACAGGCACTGTGGCCGCCCCGTCGCAAGCGCCGGCCGGGGCGGCCGCGGTCCTGTACACCCCTCGTCCACAGCGTCACCAAAACTCGTTAGACAGGCGAATGACTTTCCCGGACAATGACCGGTCATGGGAAAAACCTACGAGCGCATCGACGGCCGCCTGCGAACATTCATCGAGGCGCAGCCCCTCTTCTTCACCGCGACCGCCCCGCTGTCCGGCGACGGCACGGTCAACCTCTCCCCCAAGGGCCTCAAGGGCTCCTTCGTGATACTCGACGAGTTGACCGTCGCCTATCTCGACTTCGCGGGCAGCACCGCCGAGACCGTCGCCCATCTGCGCGAGAACGGCCGGATCACCCTCATGTGGTGCGCCTTCGAGGGCCCGCCGAACATCGTCCGGGTGCACGGCCGCGGAGAGCCCGTCTTCCGTGACGACCCGCGCTTCCCCGAACTCCTCGCCCGCTTCCCGGACATCGACGCCACCGCGCACGGTCTGCGCGCGGTCATCGTCGTACGCGCCGAACTCGTCCGGGACAGCTGCGGCTACGCGGTGCCCTTCATGTCGTACGACAGCGACCGCGACCTGCACGGCAAGCGCTTCGCGCGCGAGGACGACGCCTCGCTCAGCGCCTACTTCGAGAAGAAGGACCACATCGCGACAAGCCTGGACGGACTACCGGGGCTGCCGTTGCCGCTGCCTCCCAGTACCGTCTGAGCCATGCGCACCGGAGCCGCCGTCGTCCTCGCGTCCGCGTCCCTTCTCGTGCTTGCCCCCGGTGCCCCTCCCACGGCCGCGCCGCCGCTGCCCGCCCTGCTGGCCGACACCGGCGGCGGCTCCCAGCTCATCACCGCGTCGGCGCCGAGCGCCGGGGCGACCTCGGGCACACTCACCTGGTGGGACCTGCGCGACGGGACGTGGACGAAGGCCGGCTCCGCGCCCGCCCGCTTCGGCGCGAACGGGCTCGTCGAGGGCGGCTCCCGCAGACAGGGCACGAGCACCACTCCCGCCGGGCTGTACGACCTCCCGTACGCCTTCGGCATCAAGAAGGCGCCGGCCGGCACCCGGGTCACGTACCGGACCGTGCGGCAGAACTCCTGGTGGTGCCAGGACAACACCTCGCGCTCCTACAACCGCTGGACCGAGCCCCGCCCCGCAGACTGCCGGGCCGCCGAGTCCGAGCACCTGATCTCGTACACGCAGCAGTACGCGCACGCGTACGTCATCGGCTTCAACTACGCCAAACCGGTACGGGAGCGCGGCGCGGGGATCTTCCTGCACGTCAACGGGCGTGCGGCGACGGCCGGTTGTGTGTCGGTGTCGGCGGAGGCGATGCGGGCGGTACTGGGGTGGGCCGATCCGGGCCGTCGGCCG
This genomic interval from Streptomyces sp. B21-083 contains the following:
- a CDS encoding pyridoxamine 5'-phosphate oxidase family protein, with protein sequence MGKTYERIDGRLRTFIEAQPLFFTATAPLSGDGTVNLSPKGLKGSFVILDELTVAYLDFAGSTAETVAHLRENGRITLMWCAFEGPPNIVRVHGRGEPVFRDDPRFPELLARFPDIDATAHGLRAVIVVRAELVRDSCGYAVPFMSYDSDRDLHGKRFAREDDASLSAYFEKKDHIATSLDGLPGLPLPLPPSTV
- a CDS encoding L,D-transpeptidase family protein, which encodes MRTGAAVVLASASLLVLAPGAPPTAAPPLPALLADTGGGSQLITASAPSAGATSGTLTWWDLRDGTWTKAGSAPARFGANGLVEGGSRRQGTSTTPAGLYDLPYAFGIKKAPAGTRVTYRTVRQNSWWCQDNTSRSYNRWTEPRPADCRAAESEHLISYTQQYAHAYVIGFNYAKPVRERGAGIFLHVNGRAATAGCVSVSAEAMRAVLGWADPGRRPHIAIGTASGPTAIVRY